From a single Chloracidobacterium thermophilum B genomic region:
- the sufC gene encoding Fe-S cluster assembly ATPase SufC translates to MKEAPIILDIKNLHAVVEDRPILRGVNLTVRAGEIRAIMGPNGSGKSTLSKVLAGHPDYKVTAGEVLYFGKNLLELEPDERAREGVFLAFQYPMEIPGVSNATFLRAAYNQLRKHRGEEELDPLEFDDLLQEKIKIVEMDRTFIERSVNEGFSGGEKKRNEILQMAILEPKLAVLDETDSGLDIDALRIVANGVNRLHTDDNAIILVTHYQRLLDYIQPDFVHVLLDGRIVKSGGKELALELEQRGYDWIREEVEAKAAGVGA, encoded by the coding sequence ATACTTGACATCAAAAACCTCCACGCGGTCGTTGAAGACCGTCCCATTCTGCGTGGGGTCAACCTCACGGTGCGGGCCGGCGAAATTCGCGCCATCATGGGCCCCAACGGTTCAGGCAAAAGCACGCTGTCCAAGGTACTGGCCGGGCATCCCGATTACAAGGTCACGGCCGGTGAAGTCCTGTACTTCGGGAAAAACCTGCTCGAACTTGAACCGGATGAGCGCGCACGCGAAGGGGTTTTTCTGGCGTTTCAATATCCGATGGAAATCCCCGGCGTCAGCAACGCCACCTTTCTGCGCGCGGCCTACAACCAGCTCCGCAAGCACCGTGGCGAAGAAGAACTCGACCCGCTGGAGTTCGACGATCTGCTTCAGGAAAAGATCAAAATCGTGGAGATGGACCGCACTTTCATCGAACGGTCCGTCAACGAGGGCTTTTCGGGCGGCGAGAAAAAGCGCAATGAAATCCTGCAGATGGCCATTCTGGAGCCAAAGCTGGCTGTGCTCGATGAAACCGATTCCGGGCTGGACATTGACGCACTGCGTATCGTGGCCAATGGCGTCAACCGGCTCCATACCGACGACAACGCCATCATCCTTGTGACGCACTACCAGCGGCTGCTGGATTACATCCAGCCGGATTTTGTCCACGTCCTGCTCGACGGGCGCATCGTCAAATCCGGCGGCAAGGAACTGGCGCTGGAACTGGAGCAGCGCGGCTACGACTGGATTCGGGAAGAAGTCGAAGCCAAAGCGGCCGGAGTGGGGGCCTGA
- the sufD gene encoding Fe-S cluster assembly protein SufD, with translation MKAETAKTPNPFAEAFAALAPARATSPYGRVQEDAFATFERLGLPTVRDEAWRYTNLAPLTKRSFRPATADGLMAANLQSGIAFFDESATTRMVFVNGAFQAALSDLSGLPAGVEIRRLDGPAPLPEADASSFRALNLAFLSDGVTIRVARGRAVAAPIGLFFVTAPTDDDRMTHPRVIIELDEAAIATVVEIHTVLCDEEGRFGTHPYLTNAVTDVRLGQGANLTHIKVQTEGSAAYHIADLRVDIGRGAAFTGHAHALGGQLSRQDIRARFLDEGGECRLYGLQALRGQQLADTHVTVDHAVPNSTSEVLYKGIFDEQAHGVFDGRVIVRHGAQQTNAVTTNKNLLLSEKARVDAKPQLEIFADDVKCGHGATVGQLDEDEIFYLRSRGLTPAEARRLLTFGFAREVSEKLPVPSLKVRLDGALAKRVEPSASGDCVL, from the coding sequence ATGAAAGCTGAAACGGCCAAAACGCCCAATCCCTTTGCCGAAGCCTTTGCCGCGCTAGCGCCGGCACGCGCCACCTCACCCTACGGACGGGTGCAGGAAGACGCCTTTGCCACGTTCGAGCGGCTCGGTCTGCCGACGGTCAGGGACGAAGCCTGGCGCTACACAAACCTTGCCCCCCTGACCAAACGCTCCTTTCGCCCCGCCACGGCGGACGGACTAATGGCCGCCAACCTGCAATCCGGGATTGCCTTCTTCGATGAGTCGGCAACGACACGGATGGTCTTCGTCAACGGCGCTTTCCAGGCGGCGCTCTCTGACCTCAGCGGACTGCCGGCAGGCGTCGAAATCCGGCGTCTCGATGGCCCGGCACCCCTGCCGGAAGCCGATGCTTCCTCCTTCCGGGCGCTCAATCTGGCGTTTCTGTCCGATGGCGTCACCATTCGGGTCGCACGTGGCAGAGCCGTGGCCGCGCCGATTGGACTGTTTTTCGTCACCGCGCCGACTGATGATGACCGCATGACACATCCGCGCGTCATCATCGAACTCGATGAAGCCGCCATTGCGACCGTCGTTGAGATTCACACCGTGCTGTGCGATGAGGAAGGACGGTTCGGCACACACCCTTACCTGACCAATGCCGTGACGGATGTACGGCTGGGCCAGGGGGCCAACCTGACCCACATCAAGGTGCAGACTGAAGGTTCTGCCGCCTATCACATTGCTGACCTTCGGGTGGACATCGGCCGGGGCGCAGCTTTCACGGGACACGCCCACGCCCTGGGCGGACAACTGTCGCGGCAGGACATCCGTGCCCGGTTTCTGGATGAAGGCGGCGAATGCCGGCTCTATGGTCTCCAGGCCCTGCGTGGACAGCAGCTTGCCGATACCCACGTGACGGTGGACCACGCCGTTCCCAACAGCACGAGTGAAGTGCTCTACAAGGGCATTTTTGACGAACAGGCCCACGGTGTCTTTGACGGACGGGTCATCGTCCGCCACGGCGCCCAGCAGACAAACGCCGTCACCACCAACAAAAACCTGCTGCTCTCTGAAAAGGCGCGGGTGGATGCCAAACCCCAGCTCGAAATCTTTGCCGATGATGTCAAATGCGGTCACGGCGCGACCGTTGGACAACTTGACGAAGACGAAATTTTCTACCTTCGCAGCCGGGGGCTGACGCCGGCCGAGGCCCGCCGCCTGCTGACGTTCGGCTTTGCCCGTGAGGTCAGCGAAAAACTTCCCGTCCCCTCCCTCAAGGTTCGGCTCGACGGCGCGCTGGCCAAGCGCGTCGAACCATCAGCTTCTGGAGATTGTGTCTTATGA
- a CDS encoding cysteine desulfurase, translating to MTAHAVLATPPALDVTALRADFPTLRRTINGHPLVYLDNAATSQKPQVVIDRMNRFYTEEYSTVRRSIHLLSAKATQAYEQTRHLVAQLINAPEARQIIFTKGTTEGINLVAHGYGRKFVGAGDEIIISATEHHANIVPWQMLCEEKGAHLRVIPVDDRGELILEAYEKLLTDRTRLVAVGHISNALGTIHPVEEIIRLAHAQGVPVLVDGAQAAPHMPVDVQALDCDFYVFSGHKTYGPTGVGILYGKAAWLERMNPFLGGGDMIETVTFEKTTYAPIPHKFEAGTPAIAEVIGLGTAIEYMRRIGLEAIAAYEHQLLEQATERLLAIPGVRIIGTAPRKAAIISFVIDGIHPHDIGTLLDQEGIAIRAGHHCAQPLMARYGVPATARASFAFYNLPSEIEALGAAIEKTIAVFAL from the coding sequence ATGACGGCTCACGCAGTTCTGGCAACGCCGCCCGCGCTCGATGTCACCGCTTTGCGGGCAGACTTTCCAACGCTCCGGCGCACCATCAACGGCCACCCACTTGTGTATCTCGACAATGCCGCCACCAGCCAGAAACCGCAGGTGGTCATTGACCGCATGAACCGGTTCTACACGGAAGAATACTCGACCGTGCGGCGCAGCATTCACCTGTTGTCAGCCAAGGCGACTCAGGCTTACGAGCAGACGCGCCACCTGGTGGCGCAACTCATCAACGCTCCCGAAGCACGCCAGATCATCTTCACGAAAGGTACGACCGAAGGCATCAACCTTGTGGCGCACGGCTACGGGCGGAAGTTCGTTGGCGCAGGGGACGAGATCATCATTTCGGCCACCGAGCACCACGCCAACATCGTCCCGTGGCAGATGCTGTGTGAGGAAAAAGGCGCACACCTGCGGGTTATCCCCGTGGATGATCGGGGCGAACTGATTCTGGAAGCCTACGAAAAACTCCTTACCGACCGCACCAGGCTCGTGGCTGTCGGCCACATCTCCAACGCGCTGGGCACGATTCATCCCGTGGAGGAAATCATCCGGCTGGCCCATGCCCAAGGGGTTCCCGTCCTCGTGGACGGCGCGCAGGCCGCGCCCCACATGCCGGTGGATGTCCAGGCGCTTGACTGTGATTTCTATGTCTTTTCCGGCCACAAAACCTACGGCCCAACCGGTGTCGGCATTCTGTATGGCAAGGCGGCGTGGCTCGAACGGATGAATCCGTTTCTCGGCGGCGGCGATATGATCGAAACCGTCACCTTTGAAAAGACGACCTACGCGCCGATTCCCCACAAGTTCGAGGCCGGCACACCGGCCATTGCCGAGGTCATCGGACTGGGGACGGCTATCGAGTACATGCGCCGGATCGGGCTGGAAGCCATTGCAGCCTACGAGCACCAACTGCTCGAACAGGCCACAGAGCGGCTGCTGGCCATCCCTGGCGTCCGCATCATCGGAACGGCGCCCCGCAAAGCGGCCATCATTTCCTTCGTGATTGACGGCATCCATCCCCACGACATCGGCACGTTGCTTGACCAGGAAGGCATTGCCATCCGTGCCGGACACCACTGTGCGCAGCCTCTCATGGCGCGGTATGGCGTCCCGGCGACGGCGCGGGCTTCCTTTGCGTTCTATAACCTGCCGTCGGAAATCGAAGCCCTTGGCGCGGCCATCGAGAAGACCATTGCCGTCTTTGCCCTCTAG
- the sufU gene encoding Fe-S cluster assembly sulfur transfer protein SufU — protein MSNKSLYGEQIIYLSKHPKNFRAIENAQYKCEGANPLCGDRVTVYVNVGPDDTLEDVAFQGAGCAICMASASMMTTSVKGKKRAEAEQLFEEFHRLVKGELDPAREPHHLGKLTMFENVSHYPVRVKCASLPWHALHNALENQPAASTE, from the coding sequence ATGAGCAACAAAAGTCTTTACGGCGAACAAATCATCTATCTGAGCAAGCACCCGAAGAACTTTCGGGCCATCGAGAACGCACAGTACAAGTGTGAAGGGGCCAATCCGCTGTGCGGCGACCGGGTGACGGTCTATGTCAACGTCGGGCCCGATGACACGCTGGAAGATGTGGCTTTCCAGGGGGCCGGTTGTGCTATCTGCATGGCGTCCGCCTCGATGATGACCACCAGCGTCAAGGGCAAGAAGCGGGCCGAGGCCGAACAGCTCTTTGAGGAGTTTCACCGCCTTGTCAAGGGTGAGCTTGACCCCGCGCGTGAACCTCATCACCTCGGCAAACTCACCATGTTTGAGAACGTCAGCCACTATCCGGTGCGCGTCAAATGCGCCAGCCTGCCCTGGCATGCGCTGCACAATGCGCTGGAAAACCAGCCGGCAGCCTCAACCGAATGA